The sequence below is a genomic window from Lolium perenne isolate Kyuss_39 chromosome 4, Kyuss_2.0, whole genome shotgun sequence.
TGGaatcatttttttttgtttttgaaggATTCCATGTGCATTTCATATGATAACAAAGAGTACAATACAGATACACACACGTGAACCTAATCGAAACGTCCAGAAGGACATAGGTAACAAGACAACTACAGAGAAGAACCACAAAAGTAAAACATTATAGTAGAACATTCCCTGGAGAGCATTTGAGGCGATGGCGGAGGTACCAACAAATGCAATTACCATGAAAAAAAGAATAAGGAGATAAATAAACAAACCTGTTTGGCACGCACAGACACACACATGAAGCAGGAGATATATATACAGGACGATGAAAGCATATTTCACAGCCTGGTTGCTAGGTGTTCAAGTACTTGGCTGACAAGCCTGCCTAACTAAACAAACCACAAGTAAGCCACACAAAATCTGCCCAGCAAGTCATGCAGCATCAGAGGCGGTATGTAAAGGGCAAAACGATTCACGTCAGAGAGCCCCACGTATGGAGCAACACAGGTAGTAAATACTACTATCAGATAATTAAGCCCAGCGGTGCTTCAAGGTTTGCACTTGGCAAGCCCCGTCTTAATCTAGCATCGGACCACGCCCACGGCCTCGGGCTCGCCATGGTCCTCCCCTTCTTCCCCTGCCACGACCTGCGAGGCAGCTGAGTGTGAGTGGTGACAGGTAATAGCGTGCAAAAAGCACAGGAACATCGTGTGTCAGGCGGAGTTTACCACGGCCTGGAGGGAAATACTCATCAGGTTCGCCATCGAAGTAATCGCTCTGCTCGACCCTTCTTCCCCTGCCACGCCCTGCGAAGCCATGGAGAATTAGAACCATCAGAGGACACAGGACAGGGCATGCAAAAAAACCAAAGAAGGATGATATGTCAAACTGAGCTCACCACGGCTTGGAAGGGGGTGATACTCATCTGGTCCACCATCAAAGTATTCACTCTGCTCCATTCTTCTTCCCCTACCACGCCCTGTCCGTGAAGCCAGAGAGAACGGGAGTCGTGTTAGGTAGGGGCATGCAAAAACCACAGGAACACGATAGATCAGACTGAGATTACCACGGCCTGGAGGGGGGTAATACTCATCGGGTTCGCCATCGAAGTATTCACCCTGCTCTTCATAGTACCCGCCCCTGCCACCATAACCATAATCATAGCCATAGCCACCACGCCGACCACCTCCGTAGTAGCCACGCCCTCTGCCTCGTCCTCTTGGCCAACCTCTCCCTCTGCCTCTACTGGTGTACTCATATCCATCCTCTTCCCACTCTTCACCCCAATCATAAGGAGGAGGCCCATTGCTCATAGCTGCACAAGAAAATGGGCAATGAACTATGGCCAAGCTTTATCACTTGGGAACACAAAGCTGAAATCCAAAATGGAGCCAACTGAAGCGCTCCTCACTGAGAATGCAGGAACACCAGTTTTTAAAAAACAGACACATGAGACGAGTACAACATGCAAAGGAGTACTCCCTATAACAGAGCAAGATAGGGTAAACCAGCAGTACAGAATGCAAAAATCATATAAGGTGCTGATGTTCAACGGCCCTATGGGCTGCAGCCTGAAAGTTATGTGCTCAAGAAGACATGAGAAAGAAACAAAAAACCTCTGCCCCTGCCTCTTCTGCCACCACCACGTCCACCACGACCTCTCCCACGACCAGTGGGAAAGGATCCTAAATTGCCAAGAATAAAGTTATGACCAAACTGGGATACATGTATAGAGAAACAGTGGAGAGGATCAATTTAGAGTAACACCTTCATGTTCATAGTCAAAAGCAGGTCTGACCTCTTCAGCTGGTATGGGTGGCTGGTACCTAAGGACATAACCCAAAATAACAAGACAAATTTAGAGCCAGTCTGCAATATCAAACGTATAATATAACTACCAATGAGGAACATTTGACTTACCCTGTAGATGATGTATCCAGCGCTTTCTTGGACAATGTTAGGGTAATCATTGATATATGACGAGTTGTCTCTAACCTGTGGTAGAAGTGCATTAGTGTGACCAAGAGTATTTCTTCTTTTTCTGAAGAAAGAAATATATGTACATCCGTACGGGAGAAGGCCTTCTTCCAAAGGTTCCCATGTGTCGGTGATATCAATAGATTCAGTAGAAGTGTTCTGATGGAGACCCACTATCCTTCTCTGATGAACAGTTATGTGTCAATTAGCAAAACAAGCAACCACTTTAACAGCAGATATCATAATGCATAGTGAGTTACTACTGTACTATTTACCTTGATCAATTCAGCAACCATGACTGTCTTACTTATGGCTCGACCCATGGCTTTGATAGTAATCTCATCGTGCCCATTTTCCTGAAAAGAACACATGGGAATAATATATAGTAAGAACAGGAAGAAGTTTATAGCTTGGTTATGCACTAAACGAAAATGAAATCAAGATTAAAAATACTGTCTGGAGATTATGAAAGGTGGAATAGCATTGTTGACCACTGACCACg
It includes:
- the LOC127294235 gene encoding uncharacterized protein isoform X3 — encoded protein: MDRYQRVEKPRNEAPISDNEIRITALGRMRNYIGYGMSLLEENGHDEITIKAMGRAISKTVMVAELIKRRIVGLHQNTSTESIDITDTWEPLEEGLLPLETTRHISMITLTLSKKALDTSSTGYQPPIPAEEVRPAFDYEHEGSFPTGRGRGRGGRGGGRRGRGRAMSNGPPPYDWGEEWEEDGYEYTSRGRGRGWPRGRGRGRGYYGGGRRGGYGYDYGYGGRGGYYEEQGEYFDGEPDEYYPPPGRRGRGRRMEQSEYFDGGPDEYHPLPSRGRGRGRRVEQSDYFDGEPDEYFPPGRGRGRGRRGGPWRARGRGRGPMLD
- the LOC127294235 gene encoding uncharacterized protein isoform X1, with the translated sequence MDRYQRVEKPRNEAPISDNEIRITALGRMRNYIGYGMSLLEENGHDEITIKAMGRAISKTVMVAELIKRRIVGLHQNTSTESIDITDTWEPLEEGLLPLETTRHISMITLTLSKKALDTSSTGYQPPIPAEEVRPAFDYEHEGSFPTGRGRGRGGRGGGRRGRGRAMSNGPPPYDWGEEWEEDGYEYTSRGRGRGWPRGRGRGRGYYGGGRRGGYGYDYGYGGRGGYYEEQGEYFDGEPDEYYPPPGRGRGRGRRMEQSEYFDGGPDEYHPLPSRGRGRGRRVEQSDYFDGEPDEYFPPGRGKLRLTHDVPVLFARYYLSPLTLSCLAGRGRGRRGGPWRARGRGRGPMLD
- the LOC127294235 gene encoding uncharacterized protein isoform X2 codes for the protein MDRYQRVEKPRNEAPISDNEIRITALGRMRNYIGYGMSLLEENGHDEITIKAMGRAISKTVMVAELIKRRIVGLHQNTSTESIDITDTWEPLEEGLLPLETTRHISMITLTLSKKALDTSSTGYQPPIPAEEVRPAFDYEHEGSFPTGRGRGRGGRGGGRRGRGRAMSNGPPPYDWGEEWEEDGYEYTSRGRGRGWPRGRGRGRGYYGGGRRGGYGYDYGYGGRGGYYEEQGEYFDGEPDEYYPPPGRGRGRGRRMEQSEYFDGGPDEYHPLPSRGRGRGRRVEQSDYFDGEPDEYFPPGRGRGRGRRGGPWRARGRGRGPMLD